A stretch of Shumkonia mesophila DNA encodes these proteins:
- a CDS encoding TetR family transcriptional regulator: MRRTKAEAEQTREALLRAAIEVFYARGVGNAALDEIARTAGMTRGAVYWHFRDKLEIFSALEKRVGLPNAEFIATMKARLEADLGLDPLAELAATIAEGLRALENDSERRKILTILWLRCEYVNRMLSALTHRRQADAELQNQLLAVIRLGAERGRLAPAWSPERAARALFLLLNGSVEDWLQAPDEVRLVDETMPVVEGFLEAISEPRGADNGSGNGLVHRLAPLG; this comes from the coding sequence ATGAGACGCACCAAGGCGGAAGCCGAACAGACCCGGGAGGCCCTCTTGCGGGCGGCGATCGAGGTGTTTTACGCGCGCGGAGTGGGCAATGCGGCGCTGGACGAGATCGCCCGCACCGCCGGGATGACGCGCGGCGCCGTCTACTGGCACTTCCGCGACAAGCTGGAGATCTTTTCTGCCCTCGAGAAGCGGGTCGGCCTGCCCAATGCCGAATTCATCGCCACCATGAAAGCCCGCCTCGAAGCCGACCTGGGGCTCGATCCGCTCGCCGAGCTGGCGGCTACGATCGCCGAGGGGCTGCGGGCGCTCGAAAACGACAGCGAACGCCGAAAGATCCTAACGATCCTTTGGCTGCGTTGCGAGTACGTCAACAGGATGCTGTCCGCGCTGACCCATCGGCGACAGGCCGACGCGGAGCTGCAGAACCAGCTCCTGGCGGTCATCAGGCTGGGCGCGGAACGCGGGCGGCTCGCGCCGGCTTGGTCCCCGGAGAGGGCAGCACGCGCGTTGTTCCTGCTCCTCAACGGATCGGTCGAGGACTGGTTGCAGGCGCCCGACGAGGTCCGGCTCGTGGACGAGACGATGCCGGTGGTGGAAGGCTTTCTAGAGGCGATCAGCGAGCCGCGCGGTGCGGACAACGGTAGTGGAAATGGACTCGTTCATCGTCTGGCTCCTCTTGGTTGA